One Phoenix dactylifera cultivar Barhee BC4 chromosome 8, palm_55x_up_171113_PBpolish2nd_filt_p, whole genome shotgun sequence genomic window carries:
- the LOC103702521 gene encoding protein TSS isoform X2, protein MSPKGGRGKAKGEKKKKDEKILPVAMDISINLPDDSNVILKGISTDRIIDVRRLLCANTVTCAITSFSLCHEVRGPRLKDSVDVAALKPCTLTLVEEDYDEESAVAHVRRLLDIVACTSCFGPSPAKDSAGKDAKDSAGKDAKRSAAGAGGVASHKTSPPPKEAPADVEAEMNGACPRLGAFYEFFSLSHLTPPVQFIRRTEKPRQEESPSDDHLFFLEAKLCNGKLVVVEARAKGFYSLGKQRVLCHDLVDLLRQLSRAFDNAYEDLMKAFSERNKFGNLPYGFRANTWLVPPIAAQSPSSFPSLPVEDETWGGNGGGWGRDGKSDMLPWANEFLFLTTMPCKTAEERQIRDRRAFLLHSLFVDVAVFRAIAAVQHVMGRKHVIPLAEADGVLHFETVGDFSITVTKDASDASCKVDTKIDGSKTTGMDFQHLAERNLLKGITADENTAAHDITTLGVVDVRYCGYIAVVKVNHQEKSKANFPLQSVDITDQPEGGAHALNINSLRMLLHKNRTSGEKRMLNQSQSLKQEELTAAQAFVEKLLEESLVKLEEEKASPNIFMRWELGACWIQHLQDQNNAEKEKKQTGEKDKKQNGAKAKSETRVEGLGKPLKILKNLKKKADSSEQGSSSLDKKSSSELVGGESQNANLPFVEPQGDGKASENGCTLKDLLPDPAFTRLKESETGLHLKSLQELTEMALKYYDEVAIPKLVADFGSLELSPVDGRTLTDFMHTRGLRMRSLGQVVKLSEKLSHVQSLCIHEMIVRAFKHILRAVIAAVSDSGELAISIAAALNLLLGVPDSGVSNCAANVHPLVWRWLVAFLKKRYEWELTITNFCEVRKYAILRGLCHKVGIELAPRDFDMDYAFPFHKLDIISIVPVHKVENINFVMILDLLFEANYTVNMNHSMLLLDVLQQVACSSADGRQLLESSKTALDKGKLEDAVNYGTKALAKLITVCGPYHRMTAGAYSLLAVVLYHTGDFNQATIYQQKALDINERELGLDHPDTMKSYGDLAVFYYRLQHTELALKYVKRALYLLHLTCGPSHPNTAATYINVAMMEEGLGNVHLALRYLHKALKCNQRLLGPDHIQTAASYHAIAIALSLMEAYPLSVQHEQTTLQILRAKLGPDDLRTQDAAAWLEYFESKAIEQQEAARNGTRKPDATIASKGHLSVSDLLDYINPNQDTRGRDSESARRRNLGLKVKGRSAQNVNVASSDLSFNDYNTTSDEEKKVNEHSYSQDNTQMSSQHVEPKHEEADVKEHLAISQQPKGLTQANFTFVNEVLAEVNTEAEDGWQHVQRPRSAGGSGQRIKNQRANIGKAYNYQMNEVPTEAAWTKPRFTYPNGRYYLLKKRTVVPGSYTDHHHMKVQSPGNKSGRKKIRTVVYKVKSVPSSDKTKTADNSRSAGEKMITPLEPEATHSPMDNFVLKDQRNAIGEVTESHNNLIVSIGNSPSYKDVALAPPGTIAKTQIQKSKDDIPLNREQLSGKIGTESKESLASENHAQNSAALAETDDSKQEESCVQDICLHSHKEIEAVEKEEESQKTGEEEGLSKLLSPNTEVASAGSVPTECNLDNYAFGNEVQEVQQSKNFDDKKSTDTPSNFETECSISDEPVGECLDEVSSGSIEPQNNACSSDHQEDQEKVDNPDKTGGKDPRTNLSLNTIDVRDIPIKKLSASAAPFSPSSPVVLSPVAVSVGLPPSGSIPAVTPWPMNATLHHGPAAVMPTASPICTSPHHPYPSSPRPPNIIHPLPLFYAPYSQPQAVPNSTFSMNSNMFHPNPYAWQHNMSPNASEFVPGPVWPSCHPVDFSVMPPVVNPISESMIVPNVQSDITRVSLAHPSESSVGEALEKQEGTEVSSEISEVNGNTVAENWSENKQEDGESDGNEAKKIELKPEIAFAESRHTSNKRPNLRNSTKYEGEGSLSIYIKGRSRQKHTLRMPMSLLSRPYGSQSFKVTSNRVVRGSDVSRPAGLSSSEDVVTSKQ, encoded by the exons GTCCGAGGGCCGAGATTAAAGGACTCCGTGGACGTGGCCGCTTTAAAGCCGTGCACTCTTACCCTGGTCGAAG AGGACTACGATGAGGAGAGTGCCGTCGCGCACGTGAGGAGGCTTCTTGACATCGTCGCCTGCACCTCCTGCTTCGGCCCCTCGCCCGCCAAGGACTCCGCCGGCAAGGATGCCAAGGACTCCGCCGGCAAGGATGCCAAGCGGAGCGCCGCCGGAGCCGGTGGTGTCGCGTCTCACAAGACGTCTCCGCCGCCCAAGGAGGCGCCGGCGGACGTCGAGGCGGAGATGAACGGCGCGTGCCCCAGGCTCGGGGCCTTCTACgagttcttctctctctcccatcTGACCCCTCCTGTCCAGT TTATAAGGCGAACGGAGAAACCTCGGCAAGAAGAATCTCCCTCTGATGACCATCTCTTCTTCCTTGAa GCGAAGCTTTGCAATGGGAAACTGGTGGTCGTGGAGGCTCGCGCCAAGGGGTTCTACAGCCTGGGAAAGCAGCGGGTGCTTTGTCATGATCTCGTCGATCTGCTGAGACAACTCAGCAGAGCTTTCGATAAT GCTTATGAAGATCTCATGAAAGCTTTCTCGGAACGTAATAAG TTTGGAAATCTTCCTTATGGATTTCGTGCAAACACATGGCTTGTTCCTCCAATTGCTGCTCAGTCACCATCATCGTTTCCTTCCCTTCCAGTAGAGGATGAAACATGGGGAGGCAATGGGGGTGGTTGGGGAAGAGATGGCAAAAGTGATATGTTGCCTTGGGCTAATGAGTTTCTGTTTCTCACAACTATGCCTTGCAAAACAGCAGAGGAGAGGCAAATCCGTGACAGGAGAGCTTTCCTGCTGCACAGCTTATTTGTAGATGTTGCAGTCTTCAGAGCCATTGCAGCTGTACAACATGTTATGGGGAGAAAACATGTTATACCTTTGGCAGAGGCAGATGGAGTTTTGCACTTTGAGACAGTGGGGGATTTTAGCATCACTGTCACTAAGGATGCTTCAGATGCGAGCTGCAAGGTGGATACTAAGATTGATGGGAGTAAAACAACAGGGATGGACTTTCAACATCTTGCTGAGAGAAACCTGCTTAAAGGAATCACAGCAGATGAAAATACAGCGGCCCAT GATATTACTACATTAGGTGTTGTCGATGTGAGATACTGTGGTTACATTGCAGTCGTGAAAGTCAATCATCAGGAGAAAAGCAAAGCCAATTTTCCTTTGCAATCTGTTGATATCACAGATCAACCTGAAGGGGGAGCTCATGCTTTGAACATCAACAG TTTAAGAATGCTACTTCACAAAAACCGTACATCGGGAGAGAAGAGAATGTTGAATCAGTCACAAAGTTTAAAGCAAGAAGAACTCACTGCAGCACAAGCTTTTGTAGAGAAATTGTTGGAGGAGAGTCTAGTAAAACTTGAGGAAGAGAAAGCTAGCCCCAATATTTTCATGAGATGGGAACTTGGAGCCTGCTGGATACAGCATTTGCAGGATCAGAACAATgcagagaaagagaagaaacagACTGGTGAAAAAGATAAGAAGCAAAATGGTGCAAAGGCTAAAAGTGAGACAAGAGTTGAAGGCCTTGGGAAGCCTCTTAAGATTCTTAAGAATCTGAAGAAGAAAGCAGATTCAAGTGAACAAGGATCTTCATCTCTTGACAAAAAATCATCTAGTGAATTAGTTGGTGGGGAAAGCCAAAATGCCAATTTGCCTTTTGTGGAACCTCAGGGAGATGGCAAAGCAAGTGAGAATGGATGCACACTTAAAGATCTGTTACCTGATCCTGCATTTACACGTCTGAAGGAATCGGAAACAGGACTTCATCTGAAG TCTCTGCAGGAATTAACTGAGATGGCTCTGAAATATTATGATGAAGTTGCTATTCCAAAGTTG GTTGCAGATTTTGGCTCATTGGAACTTTCACCTGTTGATGGTAGGACTCTGACTGATTTCATGCATACTAGAGGTCTACGAATGCGCTCTCTAGGGCAAGTT GTCAAGCTTTCGGAGAAGCTGTCACATGTGCAGTCCCTCTGTATCCATGAGATGATAGTAAGAGCTTTCAAGCATATTCTCCGAGCTGTGATTGCTGCTGTTTCTGATAGTGGAGAGTTGGCTATATCAATTGCTGCGGCACTGAATTTACTCCTTGGTGTTCCTGATTCCGGAGTTTCAAATTGTGCTGCCAATGTGCATCCCCTTGTGTGGAGATGGCTTGtagcatttctgaaaaagagaTACGAATGGGAACTTACAATCACAAACTTCTGTGAAGTGAGAAAATATGCTATTCTGAGAGGACTATGTCATAAG gtgGGTATTGAACTGGCACCCAGAGATTTTGATATGGATTATGCATTTCCCTTTCACAAATTGGATATTATCAGCATCGTGCCTGTGCATAAGGTAGAAAACATAAATTTTGTTATGATTTTGGATCTGTTATTTGAAGCCAATTATACTGTAAATATGAACCACAGCATGCTGCTTTTGGATGTTTTGCAGCAAGTTGCATGCTCATCTGCAGATGGACGGCAACTTTTGGAATCTTCAAAAACAGCTCTTGACAAGGGCAAACTTGAAGATGCAGTCAACTATGGCACAAAG GCTCTAGCAAAGCTGATAACAGTGTGTGGTCCTTACCATCGGATGACTGCTGGAGCCTATAGCCTTTTAGCTGTTGTCCTCTACCACACTGGAGACTTCAATCAG GCAACAATTTATCAGCAAAAGGCATTAGACATAAATGAGAGGGAACTTGGGCTGGATCATCCAGATACAATGAAGAGTTATGGGGACCTAGCTGTGTTCTATTACAGACTTCAACACACAGAATTAGCTCTAAA GTATGTGAAGCGCGCATTATATCTTTTACATCTTACTTGTGGACCATCTCATCCAAACACAGCTGCAACATATATCAACGTGGCCATGATGGAGGAAGGTCTAGGAAATGTTCATTTGGCACTTAGATATCTCCATAAAGCTTTAAAATGCAACCAGAGATTACTTGGCCCTGATCACATTCAG ACTGCTGCTAGTTACCATGCCATAGCAATAGCACTCTCCTTGATGGAAGCTTATCCTTTGAGTGTTCAACATGAACAAACTACCTTGCAAATTCTTCGAGCAAAGCTTGGTCCTGATGACTTGCGAACCCAG gatgctgctgcatggcttgAATACTTTGAGTCAAAGGCAATTGAGCAGCAAGAAGCTGCTCGCAATGGTACTCGGAAGCCTGATGCAACGATCGCCAGCAAAGGCCACCTAAG TGTGTCTGATCTCCTTGATTACATAAATCCCAACCAAGATACCAGAGGAAGAGATAGTGAGTCAGCAAGGAGGAGAAACCTCGGTTTAAAG GTCAAAGGACGATCTGCTCAAAATGTGAATGTAGCAAGTTCTGATTTATCTTTCAATGACTATAATACAACTtcagatgaagaaaagaaagtcaATGAACACAGTTATAGCCAAGATAATACCCAAATGAGCAGTCAGCATGTTGAGCCTAAGCATGAAGAGGCTGATGTTAAGGAGCACCTAGCAATTTCCCAACAGCCTAAAGGACTAACTCAGGCAAATTTCACTTTTGTTAATGAGGTCTTGGCAGAGGTAAACACAGAAGCAGAAGATGGCTGGCAACATGTTCAAAGGCCAAGGTCAGCTGGTGGTTCTGGGCAGCGAATTAAGAATCAACGGGCAAATATTGGAAAGGCCTACAATTATCAGATGAATGAAGTTCCCACTGAAGCTGCTTGGACTAAGCCAAGGTTTACTTATCCAAATGGTCGTTATTACCTACTAAAGAAACGGACTGTAGTACCTGGAAGCTACACAGATCATCATCATATGAAAGTTCAGTCACCTGGAAACAAAAGTGGTCGGAAAAAAATCAGGACTGTGGTGTACAAGGTCAAGTCAGTGCCTTCATCTGATAAGACCAAAACAGCAGATAACTCTAGGAGTGCTGGTGAGAAAATGATCACTCCATTAGAACCTGAGGCAACACATTCACCTATGGATAATTTTGTACTGAAAGACCAAAGGAATGCTATAGGTGAAGTTACTGAATCACACAATAATTTAATTGTCAGTATTGGAAATTCACCATCGTACAAAGATGTAGCACTAGCGCCTCCTGGAACAATTGCTAAGACTCAGATCCAAAAGTCCAAAGATGATATCCCACTGAACCGAGAACAATTGAGCGGTAAAATTGGAACTGAGTCAAAGGAATCGTTAGCGTCCGAGAATCATGCTCAGAATTCAGCTGCTCTGGCAGAGACAGATGATTCAAAGCAAGAAGAGAGCTGTGTTCAGGACATTTGTTTGCACTCACATAAGGAAATAGAAGCTgttgaaaaggaagaagaaagccaGAAAACGGGTGAAGAAGAAGGTCTATCCAAATTGTTATCTCCAAATACAGAAGTGGCTTCAGCTGGCAGCGTGCCCACCGAGTGTAATTTGGATAATTATGCTTTTGGTAATGAGGTTCAAGAAGTGCAACAAAGTAAAAACTTTGATGATAAAAAATCTACAGATACACCTAGCAACTTCGAAACTGAGTGTTCAATTTCTGATGAACCTGTAGGAGAATGTCTTGATGAAGTTTCATCTGGCAGCATTGAGCCCCAAAATAATGCATGCTCTAGCGATCATCAAGAAGATCAGGAAAAGGTTGACAACCCTGATAAAACTGGTGGCAAGGATCCAAGGACAAATTTGTCATTGAACACCATTGATGTTAGAGATATCCCTATAAAGAAGTTGTCTGCCTCTGCTGCGCCATTTAGTCCATCTTCGCCGGTTGTGCTTAGTCCTGTGGCTGTAAGTGTTGGCCTTCCCCCCAGTGGTTCTATTCCTGCAGTCACACCATGGCCTATGAATGCCACTCTTCACCATGGGCCTGCAGCTGTCATGCCAACAGCGTCTCCTATATGCACCTCTCCTCACCACCCCTATCCATCTTCCCCTCGACCTCCAAACATTATACATCCTCTGCCATTATTTTATGCACCATATTCCCAGCCTCAAGCAGTACCAAACAGCACATTTTCCATGAATAGCAACATGTTTCACCCAAACCCTTACGCATGGCAACACAATATGTCTCCAAATGCTTCTGAGTTTGTGCCAGGACCAGTATGGCCAAGCTGTCATCCAGTGGATTTCTCTGTCATGCCACCTGTTGTCAACCCAATTTCTGAATCCATGATTGTGCCAAATGTGCAGTCTGACATCACTAGGGTAAGCTTAGCCCATCCATCAGAGAGTAGTGTTGGAGAAGCACTTGAAAAACAAGAGGGTACTGAGGTTTCGAGTGAGATTTCAGAGGTCAATGGTAACACAGTGGCTGAGAACTGGTCAGAAAACAAGCAGGAAGATGGAGAATCTGATGGAAATGAAGCAAAGAAAATTGAATTGAAACCTGAAATTGCTTTCGCAGAAAGCAGACATACTAGTAACAAAAGACCCAACTTGAGAAACAGTACAAAGTATGAGGGTGAGGGGAGCCTCAGCATATACATAAAGGGTAGGAGTCGTCAGAAACACACTCTTAGAATGCCTATGAGTTTGCTTAGTAGGCCATATGGATCACAGTCATTCAAAGTTACTTCTAACAGAGTAGTTAGAGGAAGTGATGTTTCAAGACCTGCCGGTCTGTCTTCCAGTGAAGATGTGGTAACCAGCAAGCAGTAA